One stretch of Lysobacterales bacterium DNA includes these proteins:
- a CDS encoding type II toxin-antitoxin system RelE/ParE family toxin: protein MRLKILSSGTWKVLAEVDSHGACAIEAALVRYSQSKQYSAAVTGLLALWERIPLEGPRRLGTDLYHRVDTEHDIYEFIKGNLRLYCFEAKGRLVVCSHVDKKSTQKTKARDKQRAIELRKRYLKAEADKLLEIIEEKDE from the coding sequence ATGCGCCTCAAGATACTGTCCAGTGGAACTTGGAAGGTCCTCGCGGAGGTTGACTCGCATGGCGCCTGCGCGATCGAAGCCGCTCTTGTCCGCTACTCCCAGTCGAAGCAGTATTCGGCGGCGGTCACTGGGCTTCTTGCCTTGTGGGAACGCATTCCGCTGGAAGGTCCGCGGCGGTTGGGAACAGACCTCTATCACCGCGTTGACACCGAACATGACATCTATGAATTCATCAAAGGCAACTTGCGCCTTTACTGCTTCGAGGCGAAGGGCAGACTGGTTGTCTGTTCACACGTGGACAAGAAGTCGACACAGAAGACCAAGGCCCGAGACAAGCAACGGGCGATCGAACTGCGCAAGAGATATCTGAAAGCCGAGGCCGACAAGTTGTTGGAAATTATTGAAGAAAAGGATGAGTGA
- a CDS encoding PLDc N-terminal domain-containing protein encodes MPTDPLLLQLATIATWLLWLLALVLAFEVVHERRAPAATLAWVALLLLLPVLGLLLYLLLAARKVPRPAPRPCAPDLPESVCMPTAAAPALERMLRRFGVPPATLGNALHFALTPDAARSDLLAVIDSAERELWVLVYAFHDDASGREVMTALTAAARRGVQVRLMVDDIGSLGELRTARRAFLAAGGRIVRFKPVWYALARRMANLRNHRKIVVADGARAWTGGRNIGDVYLGRGDRPWLDLSLRVDGPAAAVLAEICRSDWQFGSGDAGCGAPLPVPAAAGDTVVQVLPSGPEHADDLWQAALIKACFAAQQRLWLATPYFVPDETVLNAVLTAAHSGIDVRILVPRRSDNPLVDLVARSYQREAQRAGASVHRYEPGMMHAKFVLVDQRYALFGSANIDARSLFLNYESTLVAYDAATVATLAQFFDDACARATTGLAATGRVRETLSAVARLLAPLL; translated from the coding sequence ATGCCGACCGATCCGCTGCTGCTGCAACTCGCCACGATCGCGACCTGGCTGCTCTGGCTGCTGGCGCTGGTGCTCGCGTTCGAGGTGGTGCACGAGCGGCGGGCGCCGGCGGCAACGCTGGCCTGGGTGGCGTTGCTGCTGTTGCTGCCGGTGCTCGGCCTGCTGCTGTACCTGCTGCTCGCCGCCCGCAAGGTGCCGCGGCCGGCACCGCGACCGTGCGCGCCGGACCTGCCGGAGTCGGTCTGCATGCCGACGGCCGCGGCGCCGGCGCTGGAGCGCATGCTGCGGCGGTTCGGCGTGCCGCCGGCGACGCTCGGCAATGCGCTGCATTTCGCGCTGACCCCGGACGCCGCACGCAGCGACCTGCTGGCGGTGATCGACTCGGCCGAGCGCGAGCTGTGGGTGCTGGTCTACGCCTTCCACGACGACGCCAGCGGCCGCGAGGTGATGACCGCGCTCACCGCCGCCGCCCGACGCGGGGTACAGGTGCGGTTGATGGTTGACGACATCGGCTCGCTCGGCGAGCTGCGCACGGCGCGCCGCGCGTTCCTCGCCGCCGGCGGTCGCATCGTGCGCTTCAAGCCGGTCTGGTATGCGCTGGCGCGGCGCATGGCCAACCTGCGCAACCACCGCAAGATCGTGGTCGCCGACGGTGCCCGCGCCTGGACCGGCGGGCGCAACATCGGCGATGTCTACCTCGGGCGCGGCGATCGCCCCTGGCTCGACCTGTCGCTGCGTGTGGACGGCCCGGCGGCAGCGGTGCTGGCTGAGATCTGCCGCAGCGACTGGCAGTTCGGCAGCGGCGACGCCGGCTGTGGCGCACCGCTGCCGGTGCCGGCAGCCGCCGGCGACACGGTGGTGCAGGTGCTGCCCTCCGGCCCGGAACACGCCGACGACTTGTGGCAGGCGGCACTGATCAAGGCCTGCTTCGCGGCGCAGCAGCGGCTGTGGCTGGCGACGCCGTACTTTGTGCCGGACGAGACCGTGCTGAACGCAGTGCTGACCGCGGCGCATTCCGGCATCGACGTGCGCATTCTGGTACCGCGCCGTTCCGACAACCCGCTGGTGGACCTGGTTGCGCGCAGCTACCAGCGCGAGGCGCAGCGCGCCGGCGCCAGCGTGCATCGCTACGAGCCCGGCATGATGCATGCCAAGTTCGTGCTGGTGGACCAGCGCTACGCCCTGTTCGGCTCGGCCAACATCGATGCGCGCAGCCTGTTCCTGAATTACGAATCGACCCTGGTCGCCTACGATGCGGCGACCGTCGCCACGCTCGCGCAGTTCTTCGACGACGCTTGCGCCCGCGCCACCACGGGTCTTGCCGCAACCGGCCGCGTGCGCGAGACGCTGTCGGCGGTGGCACGGCTGCTGGCACCGCTACTTTAG
- a CDS encoding PAS domain-containing protein — protein sequence MPEASGTVLVLEADGRIAEVVCDGLGLGLAAGGRVEAVVLADEADKYARFLAAARDGEPAFDWAINADAGSGPHTLHFAAFGRSHEPVLCIARDRAGLAALAPIAASRLPPPTAPLVVATASHDDRAFEEMARLTNELAASERRQVKLNARLERTHQQLQVLYQALPVGVFQVDGEGRVVQASARFSQLSGVGVQQVWFARIDADEHAARQRQWLRLQQEPHALDLRAHFRGGDGVRRHLHIRLLPLRTSPTPGFVGMAEDLAPREQAEAQQRELARHRAIHDLSAGLAQHLNNLMAVALGNAELLAHALADNAPLRAAAARGLQATELAATLTRRLMAYAGISLQSMEPVSVDDELRAIIATLDASQRTRLQLTLQAGTAAVRMERGSFRECIGALLDNAFVALADADGGGVRVCTGLETDAESQAWLHIEVADDGPGMDAETARRAREPFFSTRDGATGLGLSLADGFARLCGGTLAICTVPGTGTRIQLRLPRCDSAKPAGDTANDRSMPEESP from the coding sequence ATGCCTGAAGCCTCCGGCACAGTGCTGGTTCTGGAGGCAGACGGCCGCATCGCCGAAGTGGTCTGCGACGGGCTCGGCCTCGGGCTGGCTGCGGGCGGACGGGTGGAAGCGGTCGTGCTCGCTGACGAGGCCGACAAGTACGCGCGCTTTCTGGCGGCGGCGCGCGACGGCGAGCCAGCCTTCGACTGGGCGATCAATGCCGATGCCGGCAGCGGCCCGCACACCCTGCATTTCGCCGCCTTCGGCCGCAGCCACGAACCCGTGCTCTGCATCGCCCGCGACCGCGCTGGCCTCGCCGCACTCGCCCCCATCGCTGCCTCACGCCTGCCGCCACCCACCGCACCGCTGGTGGTCGCCACCGCCAGCCACGACGACCGCGCGTTCGAGGAGATGGCGCGCCTGACCAACGAGCTTGCCGCCAGCGAGCGCCGCCAGGTCAAGCTGAATGCGCGCCTGGAGCGCACCCACCAGCAGTTGCAGGTGCTCTACCAAGCGCTGCCGGTGGGCGTGTTCCAGGTCGATGGCGAAGGCCGCGTGGTACAGGCCAGTGCCCGCTTCAGCCAGCTCAGCGGCGTCGGTGTGCAGCAAGTCTGGTTCGCGCGCATCGACGCCGACGAGCACGCCGCGCGCCAGCGCCAGTGGCTGCGCCTGCAGCAGGAGCCGCACGCGCTCGACCTGCGCGCGCATTTCCGCGGCGGCGACGGCGTGCGCCGCCATCTGCACATCCGTCTGCTGCCGCTGAGGACGTCGCCCACGCCCGGCTTCGTTGGCATGGCCGAAGACCTGGCGCCGCGCGAACAAGCCGAGGCGCAGCAGCGCGAACTCGCGCGCCACCGCGCCATCCACGATCTCAGCGCCGGGCTGGCGCAGCACCTGAACAACCTGATGGCGGTCGCGCTCGGCAATGCCGAACTGCTGGCGCATGCACTCGCCGACAACGCGCCACTGCGCGCCGCTGCCGCGCGCGGCCTGCAGGCGACCGAACTGGCAGCGACGCTCACGCGCCGGCTGATGGCCTACGCCGGCATTTCGCTGCAGTCGATGGAACCGGTGTCGGTCGACGACGAACTGCGGGCGATCATCGCCACCCTCGATGCGTCGCAGCGCACGCGCCTGCAACTGACGCTGCAGGCCGGAACCGCGGCGGTGCGCATGGAGCGCGGCAGCTTTCGCGAGTGCATCGGTGCCCTGCTCGACAATGCCTTTGTGGCGCTGGCCGATGCCGACGGGGGCGGCGTCCGCGTCTGCACTGGCCTGGAAACCGATGCCGAGTCGCAGGCCTGGCTACACATCGAAGTCGCCGACGACGGCCCCGGCATGGACGCCGAAACCGCGCGTCGCGCCCGCGAGCCGTTCTTCAGCACCCGCGACGGCGCCACCGGGCTCGGTCTGAGCCTGGCCGACGGTTTCGCGAGGCTGTGTGGCGGTACGCTCGCGATCTGCACTGTGCCCGGGACCGGCACCCGCATCCAGCTGCGGCTGCCGCGCTGCGATTCGGCCAAGCCGGCTGGTGACACAGCAAACGACAGATCGATGCCGGAGGAGAGCCCTTGA
- a CDS encoding PAS domain-containing protein — MNPTPSWAQLLADPEVFASHPDPMWVFERATLRILEVNEQALRSFGYDREQLLAMRISELRPSEDVAALQTALRKVETGYYEGGVWRLRRRNGEIMSVDVRWHTVDFRGVPAVLATLRDVSRLLELEAGREELLARERRWREQAEAAAAQFRALFESVPGKYLVVAADSLAIIAASDAFLVATRTRRDSILGHPLFEVFPDAPGADGSKRLRSVLQDVCHDGMTEVIGEIRYPIPRPDDAGGGFEECWWSTVLTPVKRSDGSVVHIILRVEDITEFVRSGDPGAGGQPVPEHAAPPALDMLLHARELQAANVRLREQDANLRIAQRLLGIGVWKLALDSMTLVWTDNIYAIYGTTPQRFGHSFDEYVARVHPDERDAELARFLAFLDLGDRYFEFRHRAIRDDGGIVHVRGIAEITGRGDQRVLTGVVQDVTALVEADAKLSQATQLLRTAGRIARLGGWRVDLVSERVSWSPEIAALLDEPADIVPTVQKALDYYLPDSRARLEAAFRRCCTDGTSYDEVLQLDTARGRRLWVHATGTAEHDRDGHIVAVNGAFQDISELVEARDRSDLLARRLEETLQGIRDGFLTFDRDWRFTFVNDEGARMLGRARDTLLDRKLWEAIPETADGRFRNELEYALEHREMARFEQFHTPTQRWLEISVHPLHDGAAVYLRDIGAEHAREEQLRVSEERFRRAAEVTDDVVWDWDMRSGRIWWNDVLKRKFGYDPSGGGFDLDWWAARIHDEDRSRVTDGLQQVIDAGGTHWSAEYRFLHADGSERIVIDRGSVIRDEAGAPLRMLGSMIDVTEQRQLAEGLRQAQKLEAVGQLTGGVAHDFNNLLTVILGNAELLSEQLGSEHRLRMLAEMTATAAERGAELTRRLLAFARRQPLQPKPLDLNRQLAGMDALLRRTLPANIGIELVRAGGLWTAEVDPGQLENAVLNLAINARDAMEGNGCLTIETANVVLDEAYAAAQVEVHAGQYVMVSVSDTGTGMRPEVAARAFDPFFTTKEVGRGSGLGLAMVYGFAKQSGGHAKIYSEPGNGTSVKLYFPRAHANVEALENGSVDARAPRGNELLLVVEDDVLVGAHLLAQLAELGYRTLSASNGVEALALLRAHPEIDLLFTDIVMPGGMNGRQLADAAWSLYPQLKVLFTSGYTENAIVHQGRLDPGLHLLGKPYRRLELARKLRQVLDQPNVA, encoded by the coding sequence TTGAATCCCACCCCGTCCTGGGCCCAGCTGCTCGCCGACCCGGAAGTATTCGCCAGCCATCCGGACCCGATGTGGGTCTTCGAGCGGGCGACGCTGCGCATCCTCGAAGTCAACGAACAGGCGCTGCGGAGTTTCGGCTACGACCGCGAGCAGTTGCTGGCGATGCGCATCTCCGAACTGCGCCCCTCGGAAGACGTGGCCGCGCTGCAGACGGCCCTGCGCAAGGTCGAGACCGGCTACTACGAGGGCGGCGTGTGGCGGCTGCGCCGGCGCAACGGCGAGATCATGAGCGTCGATGTGCGCTGGCATACGGTCGATTTCCGCGGCGTTCCGGCGGTGCTCGCCACCCTGCGCGATGTCAGTCGCCTGCTCGAACTCGAAGCCGGGCGCGAGGAACTGCTGGCGCGCGAGCGTCGCTGGCGCGAGCAGGCCGAGGCCGCAGCCGCGCAGTTCCGCGCGCTGTTCGAGTCGGTGCCGGGCAAGTACCTGGTAGTCGCAGCGGACAGCCTCGCGATCATTGCCGCGAGCGACGCTTTTCTGGTCGCCACCCGCACGCGGCGCGATTCGATCCTGGGACACCCGCTGTTCGAGGTGTTCCCGGACGCGCCCGGTGCCGACGGCTCGAAGCGGCTGCGCAGCGTGCTGCAGGACGTCTGCCACGATGGCATGACCGAAGTGATCGGCGAGATCCGCTATCCGATCCCGCGCCCGGACGACGCCGGCGGCGGCTTCGAGGAGTGCTGGTGGAGCACGGTGCTGACCCCGGTAAAGCGCAGCGATGGCAGCGTCGTACACATCATCCTGCGGGTGGAGGACATCACCGAGTTCGTGCGCAGCGGCGACCCAGGCGCGGGCGGGCAGCCCGTGCCGGAGCACGCCGCTCCACCGGCACTGGACATGCTGCTGCACGCGCGCGAACTGCAGGCCGCAAACGTGCGCCTGCGCGAACAGGACGCCAACCTGCGCATCGCGCAACGCCTGCTCGGCATCGGTGTGTGGAAGCTCGCGCTCGACAGCATGACGCTGGTATGGACCGACAACATCTACGCCATCTACGGCACCACGCCGCAGCGTTTCGGGCACAGCTTCGACGAGTACGTGGCGCGCGTCCACCCCGACGAACGCGACGCCGAGCTGGCGCGGTTCCTGGCCTTTCTCGACCTCGGCGATCGCTACTTCGAGTTCCGCCATCGCGCGATCCGCGACGATGGCGGCATCGTGCACGTGCGCGGCATCGCCGAGATCACCGGCCGCGGTGACCAGCGCGTGCTGACCGGCGTGGTCCAGGACGTGACCGCGCTGGTCGAGGCCGACGCGAAGCTGTCCCAGGCAACGCAGTTGCTCCGCACTGCCGGTCGCATCGCCCGGCTTGGCGGCTGGCGCGTCGATCTGGTCTCGGAGCGGGTGAGCTGGAGCCCCGAGATCGCGGCCCTGCTCGATGAACCTGCCGACATCGTGCCGACGGTGCAGAAGGCGCTCGACTACTACCTGCCCGACAGCCGCGCCCGCCTGGAAGCCGCGTTCCGCCGCTGCTGCACCGACGGCACGTCCTACGACGAAGTGCTGCAGCTGGACACCGCCCGCGGGCGCCGCCTCTGGGTACATGCCACCGGCACCGCGGAGCACGACCGCGACGGCCACATCGTTGCCGTGAACGGTGCGTTCCAGGACATCAGCGAACTGGTCGAGGCACGCGACCGCTCCGACTTGCTGGCGCGGCGCCTGGAGGAGACGCTGCAAGGCATCCGCGACGGCTTCCTGACCTTCGACCGTGACTGGCGCTTCACCTTTGTCAACGATGAAGGCGCGCGCATGCTCGGCCGCGCACGCGACACGCTGCTCGATCGCAAGCTGTGGGAAGCGATCCCGGAGACCGCCGACGGTCGGTTCCGCAACGAACTCGAATACGCGCTGGAGCACCGCGAGATGGCGCGCTTCGAGCAGTTCCACACGCCCACGCAACGCTGGCTCGAGATCAGCGTGCACCCGCTGCACGATGGCGCCGCGGTGTACCTGCGCGACATCGGCGCCGAGCATGCGCGCGAGGAACAGTTGCGCGTCAGCGAGGAGCGCTTCCGCCGCGCCGCCGAGGTCACCGACGACGTGGTCTGGGACTGGGACATGCGCAGCGGCCGCATCTGGTGGAACGACGTGCTCAAGCGCAAGTTCGGCTACGACCCGAGCGGCGGCGGCTTCGACCTCGACTGGTGGGCGGCGCGCATCCACGACGAGGACCGCTCTCGCGTAACCGACGGACTGCAGCAAGTGATCGACGCCGGCGGCACGCACTGGAGCGCCGAGTACCGCTTCCTGCATGCCGACGGCAGCGAGCGCATCGTCATCGACCGCGGCTCGGTGATCCGCGACGAGGCCGGCGCGCCGCTGCGCATGCTCGGCAGCATGATCGACGTCACCGAACAGCGCCAGCTCGCCGAGGGCCTGCGCCAGGCGCAGAAGCTGGAGGCGGTCGGCCAGCTCACCGGTGGCGTCGCACACGACTTCAACAACCTGCTCACGGTCATCCTCGGCAACGCCGAACTGCTCAGCGAGCAACTCGGCAGCGAGCACCGTCTGCGCATGCTCGCGGAGATGACCGCTACCGCCGCCGAGCGCGGCGCCGAGCTGACCCGGCGCCTGCTCGCCTTCGCACGGCGCCAGCCGCTGCAACCGAAGCCGCTCGATCTGAACCGTCAGCTGGCCGGCATGGACGCGTTGCTGCGGCGCACGCTGCCGGCCAACATCGGCATCGAACTGGTGCGCGCCGGCGGCTTGTGGACGGCCGAGGTCGATCCCGGCCAGCTCGAGAACGCCGTGCTCAATCTCGCCATCAATGCCCGCGACGCCATGGAAGGCAACGGCTGTCTGACGATCGAGACCGCGAACGTGGTGCTCGACGAGGCCTACGCCGCCGCCCAGGTCGAAGTGCACGCCGGCCAGTACGTCATGGTCTCGGTCTCCGACACCGGCACCGGCATGCGCCCGGAAGTGGCGGCACGCGCCTTCGACCCCTTCTTCACCACCAAGGAAGTCGGCCGCGGCAGCGGGCTCGGCCTGGCCATGGTCTACGGTTTCGCCAAGCAGTCGGGCGGCCATGCCAAGATCTACAGCGAACCCGGCAACGGCACCTCGGTCAAGCTGTACTTCCCGCGCGCCCACGCCAATGTCGAGGCGCTTGAGAACGGCAGCGTCGACGCGCGCGCACCGCGCGGCAACGAGTTGCTGCTGGTGGTCGAGGACGACGTGCTGGTCGGCGCGCACCTGCTCGCCCAACTCGCGGAACTCGGCTACCGCACGCTTTCGGCAAGCAACGGTGTCGAGGCACTGGCGCTGCTGCGCGCGCACCCGGAGATCGACCTGCTGTTCACCGACATCGTGATGCCGGGCGGCATGAACGGGCGCCAGCTCGCCGACGCCGCATGGTCGCTGTACCCGCAGCTCAAGGTGCTGTTCACTTCCGGCTACACCGAGAACGCGATTGTGCACCAGGGTCGCCTCGACCCCGGCCTGCACCTGCTCGGCAAGCCCTACCGACGACTGGAGCTGGCGCGCAAGCTGCGCCAGGTGCTCGACCAGCCAAACGTGGCTTGA
- a CDS encoding cobalamin-dependent protein (Presence of a B(12) (cobalamin)-binding domain implies dependence on cobalamin itself, in one of its several forms, or in some unusual lineages, dependence on a cobalamin-like analog.), translating to MDAAAPASALLAAKTAIIDRVMTEDYARHPELAARYGERGRAFYQRDCGHHLDFLAEAVAHAAPALFSDYIAWASTMLAARGVRVADLAENLRLLQWAIREQFPGADGAVMTAPIEAALAQLPQAPATPPSFIAGDQPHDALAQQFLDLLLLRERRAAADLVATAVTRDGLPLQRLYLDVFQRSQREIGRLWQLNRIGVADEHFATAATMALMNRFFPQFAANGAGNGPRAVCCCVEGDLHELGLRMVADFLEMGGWDCDYLGANTPRADLLRSLAADPPDLVALSATMTFHVGAVAELIRQLRAQPETAGLPVLVGGRPFLVEDTLWRKIGADAFAHDADSVIDAATRLTARGAGHA from the coding sequence ATGGACGCCGCGGCACCCGCCAGCGCATTGCTCGCAGCGAAGACGGCGATCATCGACCGGGTGATGACCGAAGACTACGCGCGGCATCCCGAACTCGCTGCGCGCTACGGTGAGCGCGGTCGTGCCTTCTACCAGCGCGACTGCGGCCATCACCTCGACTTCCTCGCCGAGGCGGTGGCGCATGCGGCGCCGGCGCTGTTCAGCGACTACATCGCCTGGGCCAGCACCATGCTGGCGGCGCGCGGCGTGCGCGTCGCCGACCTCGCCGAGAATCTGCGCCTGCTGCAATGGGCGATCCGCGAGCAGTTTCCCGGCGCCGACGGCGCGGTCATGACCGCCCCGATCGAAGCGGCGTTGGCGCAACTGCCGCAGGCGCCGGCGACGCCGCCGTCGTTCATCGCCGGCGACCAGCCACACGACGCGCTGGCGCAGCAGTTCCTGGATTTGTTGTTGCTGCGCGAGCGCCGCGCCGCCGCCGACCTGGTCGCGACCGCAGTAACGCGCGACGGCCTGCCGCTGCAGCGCCTGTACCTCGACGTGTTCCAGCGCTCGCAGCGCGAGATCGGGCGGCTGTGGCAGCTGAACCGCATCGGCGTCGCCGACGAGCACTTCGCCACCGCCGCGACGATGGCCTTGATGAACCGCTTTTTCCCGCAGTTCGCCGCCAACGGCGCAGGCAACGGACCGCGCGCGGTGTGCTGCTGCGTCGAGGGCGACTTGCACGAACTCGGCCTGCGCATGGTCGCCGATTTTCTGGAGATGGGCGGCTGGGACTGCGACTACCTGGGCGCCAACACGCCGCGCGCCGACCTGCTGCGCTCGCTGGCGGCTGACCCGCCGGACCTGGTCGCGCTGTCAGCGACCATGACCTTTCACGTCGGCGCCGTCGCCGAGCTGATCCGCCAGTTGCGCGCGCAGCCCGAAACCGCGGGCCTGCCGGTGCTGGTCGGCGGACGTCCGTTCCTGGTCGAGGACACGCTCTGGCGCAAGATCGGCGCCGACGCGTTCGCACACGATGCCGACAGCGTGATCGACGCGGCGACGCGGCTCACGGCGCGCGGAGCGGGCCATGCCTGA
- a CDS encoding response regulator — translation MGESAARILLVEDNDLVRDHVNAQLQGLGYTVTTVRNGAEALAALRADSGFDLLFTDVVMPGGMSGRDLAEQVRQLRPNLPVLLTSGYFDRGTNGGVRDWPMLQKPYGFQDLAQKVSAALATAPPRSSG, via the coding sequence ATGGGCGAAAGCGCGGCAAGGATTCTGCTGGTCGAAGACAATGATCTGGTGAGGGATCACGTGAATGCGCAACTGCAAGGACTCGGCTACACGGTGACGACGGTGCGCAACGGCGCCGAAGCCCTCGCCGCCTTGCGCGCAGACTCCGGCTTCGATCTGCTGTTCACCGACGTGGTGATGCCCGGCGGCATGAGTGGGCGCGACCTCGCCGAGCAAGTCCGGCAACTGCGCCCGAACCTGCCGGTGCTGCTCACCTCCGGCTACTTCGACCGCGGCACCAACGGCGGCGTGCGCGACTGGCCGATGCTGCAGAAACCCTACGGCTTCCAGGACCTGGCACAGAAGGTGAGCGCCGCCCTGGCGACCGCACCGCCGCGCAGCAGCGGCTGA
- a CDS encoding response regulator — MPRILLVDDDINVLRALGRLIHFLPREVLGGEAEVECYAQPEAALARAAVWEFDLIVVDYLMPGMHGVAFMRRLNAMHSHAARLLLTAHARALEKIEAVKGIGPVEMMQKPWDEAALKTAISRLVTWRRDQLAASHGAAAGASPHNGSQALAAALTTAQ; from the coding sequence ATGCCCCGCATCCTGCTCGTGGACGACGACATCAATGTGCTGCGCGCGCTCGGGCGGTTGATCCATTTCCTGCCGCGCGAAGTGCTGGGTGGCGAAGCCGAGGTCGAGTGCTACGCGCAACCGGAAGCGGCGCTGGCACGCGCCGCCGTCTGGGAGTTCGACCTGATCGTGGTCGACTACCTGATGCCCGGCATGCACGGCGTCGCCTTCATGCGCCGGCTCAACGCCATGCATTCGCACGCGGCGCGGCTGCTGCTCACCGCGCACGCGCGCGCCCTGGAGAAGATCGAGGCGGTGAAGGGCATCGGCCCGGTGGAGATGATGCAGAAGCCCTGGGACGAAGCCGCGCTCAAGACGGCCATCTCGCGCCTGGTCACCTGGCGTCGCGACCAACTCGCGGCCAGTCACGGAGCGGCCGCGGGCGCCTCCCCCCACAATGGTTCGCAGGCGCTTGCCGCCGCGCTCACGACCGCGCAGTAA
- a CDS encoding proprotein convertase P-domain-containing protein: MIRRAIGLLFAATGASALSAGAPGFPGTNTGTIPDGNPSGLSVQFTVSGLFRPVGNVGIAMDLTHNWAGDLNATLISPDGRARLLVFGRLGASRSSNFGDSSNFGGSYTFWDSATVNLWQSAVATGDAAIPPGTYRTLSAGSPGRSMLGGCPTSLRGVFQGLTPEQANGVWTLLMVDAATPDAGSINAATLYLDMVPDGLFIDGFETGIFRTPEAPDGVITPVDPRCYNKPFADLTGDGLSDFVMVHNNAGSAEWTVLPNNGNGTAAAALPVFTLGTFTSYVDLFDVDGDRIADPAAWSAGNWMIRPSSRSGGEVWTRSFGQASDDPRNSGDFDGDAVDDLTIVRKPPSAPPELHILSSYYGWTYNIALGAAGTAYVSAGFDLSGDAMVDALVQRGSGGAGDFTIYTGFASVYQNFVLGTPSDVVCPGNYSGDFIADTTVARGSAGNIAWETRDGGSGVVQPIVTFGLSASDFSVLGDYDGDGLSDYAVWRPSPGPSQFLMRPSTNTATFWGVTAGLNGDYPVANSRVR, encoded by the coding sequence ATGATTCGACGCGCGATCGGTTTGCTGTTTGCGGCCACCGGGGCGAGTGCCCTGAGCGCCGGTGCGCCGGGCTTTCCGGGCACCAACACCGGCACCATCCCGGACGGCAATCCGAGCGGGCTGTCGGTGCAGTTCACGGTGTCCGGGCTGTTCCGGCCGGTCGGAAATGTCGGCATCGCGATGGACCTCACGCACAACTGGGCCGGTGACCTGAACGCGACCCTGATCAGCCCCGACGGTCGCGCGCGGCTGCTGGTGTTCGGCCGGCTCGGCGCCAGCCGCTCCTCGAACTTCGGCGACAGTTCCAACTTCGGCGGCAGCTACACCTTCTGGGACTCGGCCACCGTCAACCTGTGGCAGTCTGCCGTCGCGACCGGGGACGCGGCGATCCCGCCCGGCACCTATCGCACCCTGTCCGCGGGTTCGCCCGGTCGCTCCATGCTTGGCGGCTGCCCGACCTCGTTGCGCGGCGTTTTCCAGGGGTTGACGCCGGAACAGGCCAACGGCGTCTGGACCCTGCTGATGGTCGATGCCGCGACCCCGGATGCCGGCAGCATCAATGCCGCAACGCTGTATCTGGACATGGTGCCGGACGGCCTGTTCATCGACGGATTCGAGACCGGGATCTTTCGCACTCCGGAGGCCCCCGATGGCGTGATCACGCCAGTCGATCCGCGCTGTTACAACAAGCCGTTCGCTGATCTGACCGGCGACGGCCTCAGCGACTTCGTGATGGTGCACAACAACGCCGGCAGCGCCGAATGGACGGTGCTGCCGAACAATGGCAATGGCACCGCGGCCGCGGCGCTGCCGGTGTTCACCCTCGGCACGTTCACCAGTTACGTCGATCTATTCGACGTCGACGGCGACCGCATCGCCGACCCTGCGGCGTGGAGTGCCGGCAACTGGATGATCCGGCCGTCTTCGCGTTCCGGCGGCGAGGTCTGGACACGCAGTTTCGGGCAGGCCAGCGACGATCCGAGGAACAGCGGCGATTTCGATGGCGACGCCGTTGACGACCTCACCATTGTGCGGAAGCCGCCATCGGCGCCGCCGGAACTGCACATCTTGAGTTCCTACTATGGCTGGACCTACAACATCGCGCTCGGCGCAGCCGGAACCGCCTACGTGTCCGCCGGCTTCGATCTCAGCGGCGATGCCATGGTTGACGCTTTGGTGCAACGCGGCTCCGGCGGTGCTGGCGACTTCACCATCTACACCGGCTTTGCAAGCGTGTACCAGAACTTCGTGCTCGGCACGCCCAGCGATGTCGTTTGCCCGGGCAATTACAGCGGCGACTTCATTGCCGATACCACAGTGGCCCGCGGTTCGGCTGGAAACATCGCATGGGAGACCCGTGACGGTGGCAGCGGCGTCGTGCAGCCGATCGTGACCTTCGGGCTTTCCGCCTCTGACTTTTCGGTGCTTGGCGACTACGACGGCGATGGCCTCAGCGACTACGCGGTCTGGCGCCCGTCGCCCGGTCCGAGCCAGTTCCTGATGCGCCCAAGCACCAACACCGCCACGTTCTGGGGCGTCACCGCTGGCCTCAATGGCGACTACCCGGTGGCCAATTCCCGCGTGCGTTGA